Proteins from a single region of Centropristis striata isolate RG_2023a ecotype Rhode Island chromosome 9, C.striata_1.0, whole genome shotgun sequence:
- the LOC131977742 gene encoding uncharacterized protein LOC131977742, producing MAEFRWIIMSSFVMLLFSFRVTEQKNTDTVSLLCSVTKGAWCRHKVKWLHEGNDVTDRETSQDRCSARATFTTSDFNQSKNDLKCEVTENESREVYLFPFSPPQSSGEKPGDEAATTTTKQTMKASTPTPPPTTRQSSSTRNTSVTTSEREETNNNDGRKQQQGWWRIIIYVLLGLAALIITVVAVNMWTRTKVLPEFIAQRELQVSSQCPRICHAGYTFRLVSLSLHVELQSSEEEKKCLFSSVVEEL from the exons atggctgaattcagatggattataatgtcttcatttgtgatgctgctgttcagcTTTAGAG tcACTGAACAGAAGAACACTGATACAGTCAGCTTGTTGTGTTCTGTgactaaaggtgcttggtgtagACACAAAGTGAAGTGGCTGCATGAGGGAAATGatgtcacagacagagagacatcaCAGGATCGCTGTTCAGCCAGAGCGACATTTACAACATCTGACTTCAATCAGTCAAAGAACGACTTGAAATGTGAAGTGACAGAGAATGAGAGTAGAGAGGTGTATCTGTTCCCCTTCAgccctcctcagtcctcaggtgaGAAACCAG GTGACGAGGccgcaacaacaacaactaaacaaacaatgaaagcATCAACTCCAACACCACCACCAACCACCCGTCAATCATCATCGACAAGAAATACATCTGTGACAACGAGTGAAAGAGAAGAGACAAACAACAACgatggaagaaaacaacaacaag GCTGGTGGAGGATCATCATCTATGTGCTGCTGGGTTTAGCAGCTCTCATCATAACTGTTGTTGCAGTCAACATGTGGACAAGAACTAAAG TCCTCCCAGAGTTCATCGCTCAGCGGGAGCTACAGGTGTCCTCCCAGTGCCCCcgcatct GTCATGCAGGTTATACCTTCAGACTGGTATCTCTCAGCCTTCATGTGGAGCTTCAGAGCtctgaagaggagaagaagtgtCTGTTTAGCTCTGTTGTGGAGGAACTGTGA